In the Gossypium raimondii isolate GPD5lz chromosome 9, ASM2569854v1, whole genome shotgun sequence genome, one interval contains:
- the LOC105797702 gene encoding uncharacterized protein LOC105797702 translates to MASDHPGKPNEQTTDKNTTTSQQQQQQGPPIQWPPQSHPPQVCYPPAIVPPNAQFHDYNALPPGGGYGPYPYPYPPPGPYYGQGYIQSEHRHPCSGACRCFLAFLILVIVILLLTKLIIWATLLPRFPVFHVANMHVTNFNTDANPFTARWETEIRIENPNTKLYLYVDGMEVFMNYNDKYDVGITWINPMFMESKNKTSMRVVINTGESAHHAVPIWIAQDMGKDQKNGGVNFVLKIKVWVTLKSGMWLWFRRSLMLNVECDDLKVNFGNSSREGTLEYIKDREDCYVSA, encoded by the coding sequence atggCATCTGATCATCCAGGAAAACCAAATGAGCAGACGACAGATAAAAATACAACCACatcacaacaacaacaacaacaaggtCCTCCAATCCAATGGCCGCCACAAAGTCATCCGCCGCAGGTGTGTTATCCTCCAGCAATTGTGCCTCCCAATGCCCAATTCCATGACTACAATGCACTTCCTCCCGGCGGCGGATACGGCCCTTACCCTTATCCTTACCCGCCACCGGGGCCATATTATGGACAGGGTTACATACAATCAGAGCACCGTCATCCTTGTTCGGGAGCTTGTCGTTGCTTTTTGGCATTTTTGATTCTGGTAATTGTGATTTTGCTGCTAACAAAGCTGATCATCTGGGCAACTCTTCTGCCACGATTCCCAGTTTTCCACGTAGCGAACATGCATGTCACAAATTTCAATACCGACGCAAATCCTTTCACGGCAAGGTGGGAGACGGAGATTAGAATTGAAAACCCCAACACCAAATTGTATCTTTATGTGGATGGAATGGAGGTTTTTATGAATTACAACGACAAATACGACGTGGGGATTACTTGGATCAACCCCATGTTCATGGAAAGCAAGAACAAAACCTCGATGCGAGTTGTGATTAACACAGGGGAGTCGGCTCATCACGCCGTCCCCATTTGGATAGCCCAAGATATGGGCAAAGATCAAAAGAACGGGGGCGTCAATTTTGTGTTGAAAATTAAGGTatgggtcaccttgaaaagtgggaTGTGGTTGTGGTTCAGGAGGAGCTTGATGCTCAATGTTGAATGTGATGATTTGAAGGTTAATTTCGGGAATTCCTCAAGGGAAGGAACTTTGGAATATATTAAAGACCGTGAAGATTGCTATGTTAGCGCCTGA
- the LOC105799626 gene encoding NDR1/HIN1-like protein 1, translated as MSAKECGHHGKGHNKFRRRLLFGILFFILIVLITVLLIWAILRPSKPRFILQDTTVYGFNASVPNFLTSSFQVTVSSRNPNDRIGIYYDRLDLYATYRNQQITPRTSLPPTYQGHKDVNVWSPFINGNMIPISPDFSTSLSSEQASGSVFLIIKIDGRVRWKVGAFVSGRYHLYVRCPAIITFGSKFNGVIVAQNAVKFQFVTRCSVSV; from the coding sequence ATGTCGGCAAAGGAATGCGGCCACCATGGCAAAGGCCACAATAAATTCCGCCGAAGACTCCTCTTCGGCATTCTGTTCTTCATCCTGATTGTTCTAATCACAGTCCTTCTCATTTGGGCAATCCTTCGTCCCAGCAAGCCCAGATTCATTCTCCAGGACACCACCGTCTACGGTTTCAACGCCTCCGTCCCCAATTTCCTAACTTCCAGTTTCCAAGTCACCGTATCGTCTCGAAACCCCAATGACAGAATAGGAATATACTACGACAGGCTCGACCTCTACGCCACCTACAGGAACCAACAGATCACACCCCGGACCTCACTCCCTCCCACTTACCAGGGTCACAAGGATGTCAACGTTTGGTCGCCTTTCATAAACGGGAACATGATACCTATCTCCCCGGACTTTTCCACGTCTTTAAGTTCGGAACAGGCTTCCGGGTCGGTTTTTCTTATCATTAAGATTGATGGGCGGGTGAGATGGAAAGTTGGAGCTTTCGTGTCCGGGAGATACCATCTTTACGTTAGATGTCCGGCAATAATTACTTTTGGAAGCAAATTTAACGGTGTTATTGTCGCACAAAACGCTGTTAAGTTTCAGTTTGTGACTAGATGCAGCGTCAGTGTCTGA
- the LOC105799627 gene encoding NDR1/HIN1-like protein 10, which yields MAEKQAHLNGAYYGPSVPPAPANYRSHRRSSGCGCGCCLLKLLLKIIITLVIIIGLAVLIFWLIVRPNEVKFHVTDVSLNEFNLDGNNTLHYDLAVNITVRNPNRRIGVHYDRIEARAYYEDQRFDTQTLPSFYQGHKNTSFLNPVFKGKHLVFLGADETAEFNEERASTIYSIDVKLYLRIRFKVGSVRTGRFRPKVSCDLKVPLSAANATFSTTKCDWDF from the coding sequence ATGGCGGAGAAACAAGCTCATCTCAATGGAGCCTACTATGGCCCCTCAGTTCCACCAGCTCCCGCGAATTATCGCAGCCATCGTCGTAGCTCGGGTTGCGGATGCGGCTGCTGTCTCCTGAAGCTACTGTTGAAAATCATAATCACCCTTGTCATCATTATTGGCCTTGCAGTTCTCATCTTCTGGCTCATCGTCCGCCCCAACGAGGTCAAGTTCCATGTGACTGACGTCTCGCTCAACGAGTTCAACCTGGACGGCAACAACACCTTGCATTACGACCTTGCTGTCAATATCACAGTGCGCAACCCCAACAGGAGAATCGGCGTACACTATGATCGGATCGAGGCTAGGGCTTACTACGAGGACCAACGTTTCGATACCCAAACTTTGCCCTCGTTTTATCAAGGACACAAGAACACTAGTTTCTTGAACCCTGTATTCAAGGGCAAGCATCTGGTTTTCCTTGGTGCGGATGAAACTGCGGAGTTCAATGAAGAGAGGGCTAGTACTATTTACAGCATTGATGTGAAGCTGTATTTGAGGATAAGGTTCAAGGTTGGAAGCGTGAGGACTGGCAGGTTCAGGCCCAAGGTTTCTTGTGACTTGAAGGTTCCATTGAGCGCAGCCAATGCTACCTTTTCCACCACCAAGTGCGATTGGGATTTCTGA
- the LOC105799625 gene encoding exocyst complex component EXO70A1 translates to MGVPQAMAALRDKAALVRESLQKSQTITESMVSILGSFDHRLSSLETAMRPTQIRTHSIRRAHENIDKTLKAAEAILGRFDLTRKAEAKILRGPHEDLESYLEAIDQLRSNLQYFTTHKCFKRTSGIITHANNLLTKAISKLEDEFRNLLTNYSKVVEPDRLFDGLPDSLRPSATSPGKRNDSKKDSDNQKNSENAVYTPPTLIPPRVLPLLHNLAQQMVQAGHQQQLFRIYRDTRASVLEQSLRKLGVERLSKDDVQKMQWEVLEAKIGNWIHYMRIAVKMLFAGEKKICDQILAGIDSLRDQCYAEITANSVSVLLSFGEAIAKSKRSPEKLFVLLDMYEIMRELQSEIDYLFGTKSCTEMRESAQSLTKRLAQTAQETFGDFEEAVAKDATKTAVLDGTVHPLTSYVINYVKFLFDYKTTLEQLFQEFEESDTEAQLKTLTKRIMEALQTNLDGKSKQYKDPALTQLFLMNNMHYIVRSVRRSEAKDLLGDDWVQIHRRIVQQHANQYKRISWAKVLQCVTIQGAAPAGGGGILGGDSGSGISRAMVKDRFKNFNAQFEDLHMRQCQWNVPDSELRESLRLAVAEVLLPAYRSFHKRFGPMAESGKNPCKYIKYKPEDLERMLSEFFEGKTCVEQKR, encoded by the exons ATGGGGGTGCCGCAGGCAATGGCTGCATTGCGGGACAAAGCAGCTCTCGTAAGAGAGTCGTTGCAGAAGAGCCAAACCATAACGGAAAGCATGGTCTCCATTCTCGGTTCTTTCGATCACCGTCTCTCCTCTCTTGAGACCGCCATGCGCCCCACTCAG ATACGAACGCATTCCATCAGGAGAGCGCATGAGAATATTGATAAGACACTTAAAGCAGCTGAAGCTATTTTGGGGCGATTCGATCTCACGCGCAAG GCGGAAGCAAAGATTCTGAGAGGGCCACATGAGGATCTTGAGAGCTATCTTGAAGCAATTGATCAGCTGAGAAGCAATCTTCAGTATTTCACTACCCACAAATGTTTTAAACGTACATCTGGTATAATTACCCATGCCAATAATTTGCTGACAAAAGCTATCTCGAAATTAGAGGATGAGTTTAGAAACCTATTAACAAATTACAG CAAGGTGGTGGAACCTGATCGCCTTTTCGATGGTCTACCAGATTCATTGCGACCATCAGCAACATCACCTGGAAAGCGAAATGATAGCAAGAAAGATTCTGATAACCAAAAGAACTCAGAAAATGCTGTTTACACACCTCCGACTCTTATACCGCCCAGGGTTCTACCTTTGCTGCATAATTTGGCCCAACAAATGGTTCAAGCTGGTCACCAGCAACAGTTGTTCAGGATTTATAG GGATACTCGTGCTTCGGTCTTGGAACAGAGTCTGAGGAAATTGGGGGTAGAGAGACTTAGTAAAGATGATGTCCAGAAAATGCAGTGGGAGGTTTTGGAGGCTAAGATCGGGAATTGGATACATTACATGCGTATTGCT GTCAAAATGCTCTTTGCCGGGGAAAAGAAAATCTGCGATCAGATACTTGCGGGCATTGATTCTCTCAGGGATCAATGTTATGCCGAAATCACTGCAAACAGTGTATCTGTACTCCTTAGTTTTGGAGAAGCTATTGCCAAAAGCAAGAGATCACCCGAAAAATTATTTGTTCTTCTGGATATGTACGAGATAATGAGAGAACTACAGTCAGAG ATTGATTATCTCTTTGGAACAAAATCTTGCACGGAAATGCGGGAATCTGCTCAAAGTTTGACAAAGCGGCTAGCTCAGACGGCGCAAGAGACATTTGGGGATTTTGAGGAAGCAGTTGCGAAAGATGCCACCAAAACCGCAGTTCTTGATGGAACTGTCCATCCTTTGACTAGCTATGTGataaattatgtgaagtttCTATTCGA CTACAAAACCACACTGGAGCAACTCTTTCAAGAGTTTGAGGAGAGTGATACGGAAGCTCAGTTGAAGACTTTAACTAAAAGGATAATGGAAGCCCTACAGACTAACCTTGATGGGAAATCCAAGCAGTATAAGGACCCTGCACTGACGCAACTATTTCTGATGAATAACATGCACTACATAGTGAGATCTGTGCGAAG GTCAGAAGCCAAGGATTTGTTGGGAGATGATTGGGTTCAAATCCACAGACGGATTGTTCAGCAGCATGCAAATCAGTATAAAAGGATTTCTTGGGCAAAG GTCCTTCAGTGTGTCACCATTCAAGGGGCTGCGCCAGCAGGTGGTGGTGGAATATTGGGAGGTGATTCCGGCAGTGGAATATCAAGAGCAATGGTGAAAGACAGGTTTAAGAATTTCAACGCCCAGTTTGAGGATCTTCATATGAGGCAGTGCCAATGGAATGTCCCAGACAGTGAATTGCGCGAGTCCTTGAGGCTTGCTGTTGCAGAAGTACTCTTGCCTGCCTATAGATCCTTCCATAAACGTTTCGG GCCTATGGCCGAGAGTGGGAAAAACCCTTGCAAGTATATTAAATACAAGCCCGAGGACCTTGAACGAATGCTAAGCGAGTTCTTTGAAGGTAAGACATGCGTCGAACAAAAGcgataa